The Claveliimonas bilis genome window below encodes:
- a CDS encoding FprA family A-type flavoprotein — MQITRKVTDDIVWVGCNDRRLSRFENLFPIPRGVSYNSYLILDEKTVLMDTVDGSVTQQFLENIAYALGGRSLDYLIVQHMEPDHCANIEELLYRYPKLTIVGSAKALQMIGQFYDMDIEGKTMAVKEGDVLNTGSHTLRFAMAPMVHWPEVMVTYDEKDKVLFSADAFGTFGALNGKLFSDEMDFDGEWMADARRYYSNIVGKYGMQVQGLLKKAAALDIQVICPLHGPVWRENLEHFVDKYDKWSRYEPEDKAVVIIYGSIYGNTEAAADAVACRLTEAGIKDVKMYDVSDVHVSELISEIFRCSHIVLACSTYNGGIYPPMENLLADMKALSVQKRTVALVENGTWAAASGRLITKELEEMKEMQILDKKLSLKSVLKQGQEEELEAFVSQIVEAM; from the coding sequence ATGCAGATTACAAGAAAAGTAACAGATGATATCGTTTGGGTAGGATGCAATGACAGAAGACTGTCCCGTTTCGAAAATTTATTTCCCATACCGCGAGGAGTGTCATACAATTCGTATCTGATCCTGGATGAGAAGACGGTGCTGATGGATACAGTAGATGGGAGTGTAACTCAGCAGTTTTTGGAAAATATAGCTTATGCGCTGGGTGGACGAAGCCTGGATTATCTGATCGTACAGCATATGGAACCGGATCACTGTGCGAACATTGAGGAATTGCTGTATCGGTATCCTAAGCTGACGATAGTGGGAAGTGCAAAAGCTCTGCAGATGATCGGACAGTTTTATGATATGGATATAGAAGGGAAGACGATGGCCGTCAAAGAAGGGGATGTGCTGAATACAGGAAGTCATACCCTGCGTTTTGCCATGGCGCCTATGGTACATTGGCCGGAAGTCATGGTTACTTATGATGAAAAGGACAAAGTACTGTTTTCCGCAGACGCATTCGGCACATTCGGAGCATTGAATGGAAAGCTGTTCAGCGACGAAATGGATTTTGACGGGGAGTGGATGGCGGACGCAAGACGCTATTACTCTAATATCGTGGGAAAATACGGGATGCAGGTGCAGGGGCTTTTGAAAAAGGCAGCAGCTCTGGACATTCAGGTGATCTGTCCGCTTCATGGACCGGTATGGAGAGAAAATCTGGAACACTTTGTGGACAAGTATGATAAATGGAGCAGATATGAGCCGGAAGATAAAGCAGTTGTTATTATTTACGGATCTATTTACGGGAATACAGAGGCAGCAGCCGATGCAGTAGCATGCAGACTGACAGAAGCAGGCATAAAAGATGTAAAAATGTATGATGTTTCGGATGTGCATGTATCAGAGTTGATCTCTGAAATTTTCCGCTGTAGTCATATTGTGCTGGCATGCTCTACCTATAATGGCGGAATCTATCCTCCGATGGAAAATCTCCTTGCGGACATGAAGGCCCTGTCAGTGCAGAAGCGTACCGTTGCGCTGGTGGAAAACGGCACATGGGCGGCAGCTTCCGGACGTTTGATCACCAAGGAGCTTGAAGAGATGAAAGAAATGCAGATTTTAGATAAGAAGCTTTCCTTAAAATCTGTTCTTAAACAGGGTCAGGAAGAAGAGCTGGAAGCATTTGTTTCCCAGATTGTGGAGGCAATGTAA
- a CDS encoding TM1266 family iron-only hydrogenase system putative regulator: MEESRVTVVSIIVKDEEASEAVNKLLHEYRQYIVGRMGIPYRQRQMSIISVVMDAPGEVTSALSGKLGMQPGVTAKTLTAKV; encoded by the coding sequence ATGGAAGAGAGCAGAGTGACAGTTGTCAGTATTATTGTTAAGGACGAAGAAGCTTCGGAGGCTGTAAATAAGCTGCTTCATGAATACCGTCAGTATATTGTGGGCAGAATGGGGATCCCTTACCGCCAGAGGCAGATGTCGATCATCAGCGTGGTGATGGACGCGCCGGGAGAGGTGACAAGCGCACTTTCCGGGAAGCTGGGCATGCAGCCCGGTGTGACGGCGAAGACACTGACAGCAAAGGTGTAG
- the pstB gene encoding phosphate ABC transporter ATP-binding protein PstB has product MGKISIKNVDLHYGDFKALKNINLEIEANKITAFIGPSGCGKSTLLKSINRMNDLVEGCRIDGEILLDGQNIFKGMDVNLLRKRVGMVFQKPNPFPMSIYDNIAFGPRTHGIHSKAKLDDIVEKSLRNAAIWEECKDRLKKSALGMSGGQQQRLCIARALAVEPEVLLMDEPTSALDPISTSKIEDLAMELKKDYTIVMVTHNMQQAVRVSDNTAFFLLGEVIEYNDTEKLFSIPSDKRTEDYITGRFG; this is encoded by the coding sequence ATGGGAAAGATAAGTATTAAAAATGTCGATCTGCATTACGGGGATTTTAAAGCCCTCAAAAATATAAATCTGGAAATTGAAGCCAATAAGATCACTGCATTTATCGGGCCTTCCGGCTGTGGTAAATCTACGTTGCTGAAATCCATCAACCGTATGAACGACCTGGTAGAGGGATGCCGTATTGACGGAGAAATCCTTTTGGACGGACAGAATATTTTTAAAGGGATGGATGTGAACCTTTTGAGAAAGCGTGTGGGAATGGTATTCCAGAAGCCGAATCCCTTCCCCATGAGCATCTATGACAATATTGCTTTTGGCCCCAGAACACATGGGATACATTCCAAGGCGAAACTGGATGATATTGTAGAAAAATCTCTGCGCAATGCCGCAATCTGGGAAGAATGTAAAGACAGACTGAAAAAGAGTGCATTGGGAATGTCGGGAGGCCAGCAGCAGAGACTTTGCATTGCAAGAGCTCTTGCAGTGGAACCGGAGGTGCTTCTGATGGATGAGCCGACTTCCGCTCTGGATCCGATTTCTACATCTAAAATAGAAGATCTTGCGATGGAACTGAAAAAGGATTATACTATTGTTATGGTAACTCACAATATGCAGCAGGCAGTACGTGTATCGGATAATACTGCATTCTTCCTGCTGGGTGAAGTCATTGAATACAATGATACAGAGAAATTGTTCTCAATTCCTTCTGATAAGAGAACAGAAGACTATATCACAGGGAGGTTTGGATAG
- the dapF gene encoding diaminopimelate epimerase — protein MKFSKMHGIGNDYIYVNCLEETVYEPERLAKKISDRHFGVGADGLILICPSMKADFAMEMYNADGSPGEMCGNGIRCLGKYVYERRITAKKELDIETKAGIRHLRLFANPKEKGRISMVEVDMGSPVLEADQVPVICEHTLAIDEPITVNGVEYRMTGVSMGNPHAVVFTNHVRGLELEWLGPAFEYHGRFPRRVNVEFAEVIDSATLKVRVWERGSGETLACGTGACAAVVAGVLNHLTEREVTVKLSGGELFVNWQKDTDKILLTGPAAHVFDGEYMIS, from the coding sequence ATGAAATTTTCAAAGATGCATGGGATTGGCAATGATTATATTTACGTAAACTGTCTGGAAGAGACAGTTTACGAACCGGAACGATTGGCTAAAAAGATCAGTGACCGGCACTTCGGCGTAGGAGCAGACGGATTGATTCTGATCTGTCCTTCCATGAAAGCGGATTTTGCCATGGAAATGTACAATGCAGATGGTTCTCCTGGGGAGATGTGCGGAAACGGTATCCGCTGTCTTGGAAAGTATGTGTATGAACGGAGGATAACTGCAAAAAAAGAGTTGGATATTGAAACAAAGGCAGGAATCCGCCATCTTCGCCTTTTTGCGAATCCGAAAGAAAAGGGGCGGATCAGTATGGTAGAGGTAGACATGGGAAGTCCTGTTCTGGAAGCAGATCAGGTGCCGGTGATATGTGAGCATACGCTGGCAATTGATGAGCCGATCACAGTGAATGGTGTGGAATACAGGATGACCGGAGTTTCTATGGGAAATCCCCATGCGGTAGTTTTTACAAACCATGTAAGGGGACTGGAGCTGGAATGGCTTGGCCCGGCATTTGAGTATCATGGAAGATTTCCAAGAAGAGTTAATGTGGAGTTTGCGGAGGTCATAGATTCTGCAACTTTGAAAGTGCGGGTTTGGGAGCGGGGAAGCGGCGAAACCCTTGCCTGCGGAACAGGAGCCTGCGCAGCAGTGGTGGCCGGAGTGCTGAACCATTTGACAGAACGGGAAGTGACAGTAAAATTATCCGGCGGAGAACTTTTTGTCAACTGGCAGAAGGATACAGACAAAATTCTGCTGACAGGACCGGCGGCTCATGTATTTGACGGAGAATATATGATTTCTTAA
- a CDS encoding winged helix-turn-helix domain-containing protein, with product MIFCVEDDNNIRELVVYTLETTGFKARGFEDGSRFLEALALDTPELILLDIMLPGEDGISLLKQLKASVKTRDIPVIMMTAKGTEYDKVKGLDLGADDYVTKPFGMMELVSRVKAVLRRSRKSAVNAEDKIALGHIIMDVKKHEVSSDGKVVTLTLKEFELLKRMMKNPDIVLTRDQLLEDIWGYDFDGETRTVDVHVRTLRQKLGDAGEQIQTVRGVGYRISE from the coding sequence ATGATTTTTTGCGTAGAGGATGACAATAATATCCGTGAGCTTGTAGTATATACTCTGGAGACAACAGGGTTCAAAGCTCGCGGCTTTGAAGATGGAAGCCGATTTCTTGAGGCTCTGGCGCTGGATACGCCAGAGCTTATTCTTCTTGATATTATGCTGCCGGGAGAGGATGGGATTTCTCTTTTGAAGCAATTGAAGGCTTCCGTAAAGACACGGGATATCCCCGTGATCATGATGACGGCAAAAGGGACAGAGTATGACAAAGTAAAGGGACTGGATCTGGGAGCAGATGATTATGTGACGAAACCTTTCGGTATGATGGAGCTTGTATCCAGAGTAAAGGCAGTTCTTAGACGCAGCAGAAAAAGTGCGGTAAATGCGGAGGATAAGATCGCCCTCGGTCATATTATCATGGATGTGAAAAAGCACGAGGTTTCTTCCGACGGGAAGGTTGTTACTCTGACTTTAAAAGAATTTGAGCTTCTGAAACGTATGATGAAAAATCCTGATATCGTACTTACAAGGGATCAGCTTCTGGAAGATATATGGGGCTATGATTTTGACGGTGAAACCCGTACCGTTGACGTACATGTGCGTACACTGCGTCAGAAGCTTGGAGATGCGGGAGAGCAGATCCAGACGGTGCGCGGAGTCGGATACCGCATCAGTGAATAA
- the pstC gene encoding phosphate ABC transporter permease subunit PstC, which yields MKSKAWTEKFMQGVFLVAACASVLAVALICIFLFANGVPAIQEIGFVKFITGDIWRPNNNLFGILPMIVGSLYVTAGAIIFGVPIGILTSVFMAMYCPKQIYRPLKAATELLAGIPSVVYGFFGLVVVVPLIRDFGQVLKRAGLVDRSGDGNSILTTSLILGMMILPTIIGTTESAMRAVPEHYYEGSLALGATKERSIFRVIIPAAKSGVVAGIVLGIGRAIGETMAVIMIVGNQPRFAESILQGIRTLTGNIVLEMGYATDLHREALIATGVVLFVFILIINFSVALLKRGADHE from the coding sequence ATGAAATCGAAAGCATGGACTGAAAAATTCATGCAGGGAGTGTTCTTAGTTGCCGCCTGCGCTTCGGTGCTGGCGGTAGCTCTCATTTGTATCTTCTTGTTCGCAAATGGCGTCCCTGCAATTCAAGAAATAGGATTTGTAAAATTTATAACAGGCGATATCTGGCGTCCCAATAATAATCTGTTCGGAATTCTGCCCATGATTGTCGGCAGTCTCTATGTAACAGCCGGAGCTATTATCTTTGGTGTCCCGATTGGGATTCTGACTTCTGTATTTATGGCAATGTACTGCCCGAAACAGATTTACAGACCGCTTAAAGCGGCGACAGAGCTGCTGGCAGGTATCCCTTCTGTTGTGTATGGCTTTTTCGGCCTGGTAGTTGTTGTACCGCTGATCCGTGACTTCGGACAGGTACTTAAAAGAGCGGGCCTGGTAGACCGCTCGGGAGATGGAAACAGTATCCTGACAACATCTCTGATTCTTGGCATGATGATCCTTCCGACGATTATTGGAACCACAGAAAGCGCTATGCGGGCAGTGCCGGAGCACTATTATGAAGGATCTCTTGCTCTTGGCGCAACAAAGGAAAGAAGTATCTTCCGTGTGATCATTCCGGCGGCAAAGTCAGGTGTGGTTGCAGGCATCGTATTGGGGATCGGACGCGCCATCGGTGAGACTATGGCGGTTATTATGATTGTTGGAAATCAGCCGAGATTTGCAGAAAGTATCCTTCAGGGTATCCGTACTCTGACCGGAAATATCGTACTGGAGATGGGATATGCAACAGATCTTCACAGAGAGGCACTAATTGCCACAGGAGTGGTACTGTTTGTGTTTATCCTTATCATCAACTTCAGCGTTGCATTACTGAAGAGGGGGGCCGATCATGAGTAA
- the phoU gene encoding phosphate signaling complex protein PhoU: MRNKFDMQLEILNEQLTHMGELCELAINRVTKALVEGSVEQAKKIMSADESIDQMEKDIERLCLKLLLQQQPVARDLRQISAALKMITDMERIGDQTADIAEIIISAGMSEAGDVKKIEEMSAGVAKMVNDSVSAYVDRDLELARKVMDADDRIDALFDEIRTKVINLIAEGNRGEQGVDLIMIAKYLERIGDHATNIAEWVEFSITGIHKGMQTVES; encoded by the coding sequence ATGCGTAATAAATTTGATATGCAGCTTGAGATTCTTAATGAACAGCTTACTCACATGGGAGAGCTGTGCGAGCTTGCCATCAACAGGGTAACAAAAGCGTTGGTGGAAGGCAGCGTAGAACAGGCAAAAAAGATTATGAGTGCCGATGAGAGCATCGATCAGATGGAAAAGGATATAGAGCGCCTCTGCCTGAAGCTTCTTCTGCAGCAGCAGCCGGTGGCAAGAGATCTTCGTCAGATTTCTGCAGCCCTTAAAATGATCACAGACATGGAACGTATTGGAGACCAGACAGCTGATATCGCAGAAATCATCATTTCTGCCGGAATGTCCGAGGCGGGAGATGTTAAGAAAATCGAGGAGATGTCTGCAGGCGTGGCTAAGATGGTGAATGACAGCGTATCTGCATATGTAGACCGTGATCTGGAGCTGGCAAGAAAGGTAATGGACGCAGATGACAGGATTGATGCACTGTTTGATGAAATTCGCACAAAAGTCATTAACCTGATCGCTGAAGGAAACCGCGGAGAGCAGGGAGTAGATCTGATCATGATCGCAAAATATCTGGAGCGTATCGGTGATCATGCGACCAACATTGCAGAGTGGGTTGAATTTTCCATTACCGGTATTCACAAAGGAATGCAGACTGTTGAGTCATAA
- a CDS encoding sensor histidine kinase yields MRRKIQRSMMLVITTTLLISYTIVTLLVYRQTVDVVEGEIQQEADYIIRAIEISGYEYLDQMDAVRENTRVTWIDGNGEVLYDSGQDDPELENHADRPEVKEAFKTGEGQDIRQSDTKGSEMFYYAKKLSDGTVLRVSKTINNAFHSALTILPAMAAIAIIMMIFAWLLAKWQVARLIEPINKLNLENPLENDVYEELTPLLESMDKQNKEKEAIANMRKEFSANVSHELKTPLTSISGYAEIMMNGLVRPEDVKGFSERIYNEASRLIVLIEDIIRLSKLDEGRVDMEKEEVELYTLTREICSRLSHQAEKRNVHVEMSGEQVTILGIRQVLSEMIYNICENAIKYNRPGGRVDVWVGNTLKGVKVIVTDTGIGIPEDQKERIFERFYRVDKSHSKETGGTGLGLSIVKHGALLHNAHIQVESELNKGTKMELTFEK; encoded by the coding sequence ATGAGACGTAAAATACAAAGGAGTATGATGCTGGTTATCACAACCACACTGCTTATCTCCTATACGATTGTGACTTTGCTTGTATATCGGCAGACGGTTGATGTTGTAGAAGGCGAGATACAGCAGGAAGCAGACTATATCATCCGTGCCATCGAAATTTCCGGATATGAATATCTGGATCAGATGGATGCAGTCCGGGAAAATACAAGAGTTACCTGGATTGACGGAAACGGAGAGGTTTTGTATGATTCCGGCCAGGATGATCCGGAATTGGAGAATCATGCAGACCGCCCGGAGGTGAAGGAAGCATTCAAAACCGGAGAAGGGCAGGATATCAGACAGTCCGATACGAAAGGAAGCGAAATGTTTTATTATGCGAAAAAGCTTTCAGATGGGACTGTGCTCCGTGTATCAAAAACGATAAATAATGCGTTCCATTCGGCTTTGACTATATTGCCTGCTATGGCGGCAATTGCCATTATCATGATGATTTTTGCCTGGCTTCTGGCAAAATGGCAGGTTGCAAGGCTGATTGAACCGATCAACAAACTGAATCTGGAAAACCCGCTGGAAAATGATGTGTATGAGGAATTGACGCCGTTGTTAGAAAGTATGGATAAGCAGAACAAAGAAAAAGAAGCAATTGCTAATATGAGAAAAGAATTTTCGGCAAATGTATCCCATGAGCTGAAAACACCGCTGACTTCCATTTCCGGATATGCAGAAATTATGATGAACGGCTTGGTAAGACCGGAAGATGTGAAGGGATTTTCAGAGAGGATTTATAATGAGGCAAGCCGCCTGATCGTATTAATAGAAGATATCATACGCCTTTCCAAGCTGGATGAAGGACGAGTGGACATGGAGAAAGAAGAAGTGGAGCTGTACACTCTGACAAGAGAGATATGCAGCAGACTTTCTCACCAGGCGGAAAAGCGGAATGTTCATGTAGAAATGAGCGGAGAACAGGTAACTATCCTGGGAATAAGGCAAGTATTGAGCGAGATGATCTATAACATCTGTGAAAATGCGATCAAGTATAATCGTCCCGGAGGGCGGGTTGATGTGTGGGTCGGAAACACGCTTAAAGGAGTCAAGGTAATCGTCACGGATACCGGGATCGGTATTCCGGAGGATCAAAAAGAGCGTATTTTTGAGCGCTTCTACCGGGTAGATAAGAGCCATTCCAAGGAAACAGGGGGGACAGGCCTGGGACTTTCCATCGTAAAGCATGGAGCGCTGCTTCACAATGCACATATACAGGTGGAAAGTGAATTAAATAAAGGGACAAAAATGGAACTGACATTTGAAAAATAG
- a CDS encoding LL-diaminopimelate aminotransferase, with translation MFKVNEDYLKLPGSYLFSTIGKKVAAYQEANPDKSIIRLGIGDVTQPLAPAIIEALHGAVEEMAHAETFHGYAPDLGYEFLRSAMAKNDYQARGCDIQADEIFISDGAKCDSGNIQEIFAKDNKIAVCDPVYPVYVDTNVMAGRTGTYDPATETWSDVIYMPCTKETNFAPELPKERPDIIYLCFPNNPTGSTITKDELQKWVDYANKEGAVIIYDAAYEAYISEENVPHTIYECEGARTCAIELRSFSKNAGFTGVRLGATVIPKDIKSKDVTLHSLWARRHGTKYNGAPYIVQKAGEAVYSEAGKVQLKEQVAYYMNNAKVIYQGLKEAGYNVSGGVNAPYIWLETPKGMTSWQFFDHLLENAGVVGTPGSGFGPSGEGYFRLTAFGSYENTVAAIDRIKKM, from the coding sequence ATGTTTAAAGTAAACGAAGATTATTTGAAATTACCAGGAAGTTATCTTTTCTCTACGATCGGGAAAAAAGTAGCAGCATATCAGGAGGCAAATCCGGATAAATCCATTATACGCCTGGGGATCGGAGATGTAACACAGCCTTTGGCACCGGCCATTATAGAGGCCCTGCACGGAGCCGTAGAAGAGATGGCACATGCAGAGACATTTCACGGCTATGCGCCGGATCTCGGATATGAATTTTTGAGAAGCGCTATGGCAAAAAATGATTATCAGGCAAGAGGATGCGATATTCAGGCTGACGAAATTTTCATTTCTGACGGTGCAAAATGTGATTCCGGAAATATTCAGGAAATTTTTGCTAAAGATAATAAGATTGCAGTGTGCGACCCCGTTTATCCGGTGTATGTAGATACCAATGTTATGGCAGGACGGACCGGTACTTATGATCCGGCTACAGAAACATGGAGCGATGTCATTTATATGCCATGTACAAAGGAAACAAATTTTGCGCCGGAACTTCCAAAAGAACGGCCGGATATTATTTACCTGTGCTTCCCAAATAATCCGACAGGTTCCACTATTACAAAAGATGAACTGCAGAAATGGGTTGACTATGCCAATAAAGAGGGTGCTGTCATTATTTATGACGCTGCATATGAGGCATATATTTCCGAAGAAAATGTTCCGCACACTATTTATGAATGCGAAGGAGCAAGAACCTGTGCGATTGAGCTGCGAAGCTTCTCCAAGAATGCAGGATTTACCGGAGTGCGCCTGGGAGCGACCGTTATTCCAAAAGATATTAAATCAAAAGATGTGACACTTCATTCCCTGTGGGCAAGACGTCACGGAACAAAATATAACGGAGCGCCCTACATTGTGCAGAAAGCAGGTGAGGCCGTATACTCTGAGGCAGGAAAAGTACAGCTGAAAGAGCAGGTGGCTTATTACATGAACAATGCCAAAGTGATCTATCAGGGACTGAAAGAGGCAGGATATAACGTATCAGGCGGTGTGAACGCCCCATACATCTGGCTGGAGACACCGAAAGGAATGACATCCTGGCAGTTCTTTGATCATTTGCTGGAGAACGCAGGAGTTGTGGGAACACCGGGATCCGGATTCGGTCCAAGCGGAGAGGGATATTTCCGCCTGACAGCATTTGGCTCATATGAAAATACAGTTGCCGCAATTGACAGGATTAAGAAAATGTAA
- the pstA gene encoding phosphate ABC transporter permease PstA encodes MSNKTTIGDKLKTYMKHPGSFVVLLLVLLGAFITFAVLLFLIAYILLNGLPHITPSLFSLHYTSENASVVPALINTVIMTLLSLLIAVPFGIFSAIFLVEYAGRGNKFVEIIRLTTETLSGIPSIVYGLFGMLFFVNTLGWGFSLLAGAFTLSIMILPLIMRTTEEALKAVPDSYREGSFGLGAGKLRTVFRIVLPSAIPGILAGVILAIGRIVGETAALIYTAGTVAQIPSSVFGSGRTLAVHMYNLSSEGLYMDQAYATAVILLVLVVGINALSSVIARKLTKA; translated from the coding sequence ATGAGTAATAAGACAACCATAGGCGATAAATTAAAAACATATATGAAACATCCGGGCTCTTTTGTTGTGTTGCTGCTGGTGCTGTTGGGAGCTTTCATTACCTTTGCTGTTTTACTTTTCTTAATCGCATATATTTTGCTCAATGGTCTGCCGCACATTACACCGTCTCTGTTTTCACTTCATTATACATCGGAAAATGCTTCGGTTGTGCCGGCTTTGATCAATACCGTTATTATGACACTGCTCTCCCTGCTGATTGCGGTTCCTTTCGGAATTTTCTCGGCAATCTTTCTTGTTGAGTATGCAGGAAGAGGAAACAAATTTGTAGAAATTATTCGTCTTACTACAGAGACACTTTCCGGTATTCCTTCTATCGTATATGGTCTGTTCGGTATGCTGTTCTTTGTTAATACGCTCGGGTGGGGATTTTCCCTTTTGGCAGGAGCATTTACATTGTCCATCATGATTCTTCCTCTGATCATGCGTACCACGGAAGAAGCGCTTAAAGCGGTGCCGGACTCTTATCGTGAAGGAAGCTTCGGGCTTGGGGCAGGAAAACTGCGTACCGTCTTCCGTATTGTGCTTCCGTCAGCGATTCCCGGAATCCTGGCAGGAGTTATCCTGGCAATCGGACGTATCGTGGGCGAGACAGCAGCATTGATCTATACAGCAGGAACCGTTGCCCAGATTCCTTCCAGTGTGTTCGGATCCGGGCGTACCCTTGCAGTTCATATGTATAATTTGTCCAGCGAAGGTCTTTACATGGATCAGGCATACGCTACGGCGGTTATACTGCTGGTTCTTGTAGTGGGTATTAATGCGTTATCGAGCGTGATTGCGCGAAAACTGACAAAAGCATAG